From Streptomyces sp. TLI_105, the proteins below share one genomic window:
- a CDS encoding ROK family protein has product MACAAALHSLGEATISELANVTGLSRPTVRDRLAELPHLVEVISGAEHGESPTPVGGRPASRFRFRGRHGFVIGAEIGKHDERILVSDVAGRLLHVGRHHDPEPRSGQDRVRAFRGRLDRLVASLKATHGDWLGLGIALTGGVGPDGRISYAPHYPDLQGLSPAEAGLVFGDVPLIVEHDLNAAAIAEHAYGAARGADTFALALAWHEVAAGLVVEGRVQRGSRNLAGEINLIDDGPAAPAHWADVESFLPVVDAADRGDPAAQEELDAFAARAARHLAYLTLAVDPEVVVLGGPLAHRQALTDRIAARLHTMMRKAYPVKLAITENQTFGPALGSLQLALTHAFHTLLGDPAFPARIDMRPLKSGAYEGGRDGVRTAAAVS; this is encoded by the coding sequence GTGGCTTGTGCCGCCGCGCTGCACTCGCTGGGCGAGGCGACGATCAGCGAGCTCGCAAACGTCACCGGACTGTCCCGGCCGACGGTCCGGGACCGACTGGCCGAACTCCCCCACCTCGTGGAGGTCATCTCGGGGGCCGAGCACGGGGAGTCCCCGACGCCCGTGGGCGGCCGGCCCGCCTCCCGGTTCCGGTTCCGGGGCCGGCACGGCTTCGTGATCGGCGCCGAGATCGGCAAGCACGACGAGCGGATCCTCGTCAGCGACGTCGCCGGCCGTCTCCTCCACGTGGGCCGTCATCATGACCCCGAGCCCCGATCCGGGCAGGACCGGGTCAGGGCGTTCAGGGGACGACTGGACCGCCTGGTGGCCTCCCTGAAGGCCACCCACGGCGACTGGCTCGGTCTCGGCATCGCGCTCACCGGCGGTGTCGGGCCAGACGGGCGGATCAGCTACGCCCCGCACTATCCCGATCTCCAAGGACTGTCCCCCGCGGAGGCCGGGCTGGTCTTCGGGGACGTACCGCTCATCGTCGAACACGACCTGAACGCCGCCGCGATCGCCGAGCACGCCTACGGCGCCGCCCGCGGCGCCGACACCTTCGCCCTGGCCCTGGCCTGGCACGAGGTGGCGGCCGGTCTGGTCGTGGAGGGGCGGGTCCAGCGGGGCAGCCGGAACCTGGCCGGGGAGATCAACCTGATCGACGACGGCCCGGCCGCGCCCGCGCACTGGGCCGACGTCGAATCGTTCCTGCCGGTCGTGGACGCCGCCGACCGCGGTGACCCGGCCGCGCAGGAAGAGCTGGACGCGTTCGCCGCTCGCGCCGCGCGTCACCTCGCCTACCTGACCCTGGCGGTCGACCCCGAGGTGGTCGTCCTCGGCGGGCCGCTCGCCCACCGGCAAGCTCTCACCGACCGGATCGCGGCGCGTTTACACACCATGATGCGCAAGGCGTACCCGGTGAAGCTCGCGATCACCGAGAACCAGACGTTCGGCCCGGCGCTCGGCTCCCTGCAGCTCGCGCTCACGCACGCCTTCCACACCCTGCTCGGCGACCCCGCCTTCCCCGCGCGGATCGACATGAGGCCTTTGAAGTCCGGAGCGTACGAGGGCGGCCGGGACGGCGTCCGTACAGCCGCCGCCGTCTCGTAG
- a CDS encoding discoidin domain-containing protein, with the protein MADREHPSARSDAGTAGGSGGPGRRQLLAAIAAVGAGTAASGLLGAFGLGGTAAAATPEAQAAATLRATIDETHPAHLVNLGQSDEPYQGTLVQLWATIPDSLKPYCYINLIPGSEIHDVPAATDWIQARLDTAEAAGIPVTVQVAQGATGNQGIPVSKWRAWAQNHPKTFVGLNAAELYNGIDQSNYLIDLFNLAGEQGMFFFWTDTNIFGSHGMMLDYMQNNTRFLPTMKANAKNLVFMNKESWATDSTDALLKGLWLTGYIGNWGSSTDWWKWGLDNKGVFPGGEGWQDWKFILQYPQGLQVQSIVRDLSQGATCFLAEGSYFTNGALGNRYAGAQFGIYPLLQSVLNGWIQIPTRAQVAAQQQALVKGIAAYSTPGWNGSVNNAMAVDGRYGMVSLVPTTMPAADLTGFTTVTSKQPTSYYDGLFPGYARTGNGWVVRSDGTNKQWYYTNPVMWEQRKTASVIPLTNVPGAQVTVSSDEHTSVIIQENPSNLGVHVFNYRLNLTDAISQVADEADTIAFGQNYMAPRLDAAGTPVVNADGSITTVGNRTLPDQTYRDVRNVTLTIVGTWNGGQPRVTFDDQAGMTRPYTKTQTWDAATSTLTLSLTMNGTSHFNVQINGGGPHVLPRDGWTVTYTDSQETAAESTPATNVLDGNMSTFWHTAWSATDPDPACPHEIQLDMKSSRTVSGFTYLPRQDGPKNGWVGGYEFYVSANGTNWGSPVATGTFATDATLKTVRFPATAARYVRFRALSEVNGNPWTSCADLTVIGL; encoded by the coding sequence GTGGCAGATCGCGAGCACCCCTCAGCGAGGTCCGACGCAGGTACGGCCGGCGGGTCCGGCGGTCCGGGACGCCGACAGCTCCTCGCGGCGATCGCGGCCGTCGGCGCGGGCACGGCCGCTTCCGGCCTTCTCGGCGCCTTCGGCCTCGGAGGGACCGCCGCAGCGGCGACCCCCGAGGCCCAGGCTGCCGCGACCCTGCGCGCGACCATCGATGAGACGCACCCCGCGCACCTGGTCAACCTCGGGCAGAGCGACGAGCCGTACCAGGGCACGCTCGTCCAGCTGTGGGCCACGATCCCGGACAGCCTCAAGCCGTACTGCTACATCAACCTCATTCCCGGCAGCGAGATCCACGACGTCCCGGCCGCGACCGACTGGATCCAGGCCCGGCTCGACACCGCCGAGGCGGCCGGCATCCCGGTCACCGTGCAGGTCGCCCAGGGCGCCACCGGCAACCAGGGCATTCCTGTCAGCAAGTGGCGTGCCTGGGCGCAGAACCACCCCAAGACCTTCGTCGGCCTCAACGCGGCCGAGCTGTACAACGGCATCGACCAGAGTAACTACCTGATCGACCTGTTCAACCTGGCCGGCGAACAGGGCATGTTCTTCTTCTGGACCGACACCAACATCTTCGGCAGTCACGGCATGATGCTGGACTACATGCAGAACAACACCCGGTTCCTGCCGACGATGAAGGCGAACGCCAAGAACCTGGTGTTCATGAACAAGGAGTCCTGGGCCACCGACTCCACCGACGCGCTCCTCAAGGGCCTGTGGCTCACCGGCTACATCGGCAACTGGGGCTCGTCGACCGACTGGTGGAAGTGGGGCCTCGACAACAAGGGCGTCTTCCCCGGCGGCGAGGGCTGGCAGGACTGGAAGTTCATCCTCCAGTACCCGCAGGGCCTCCAGGTCCAGTCGATCGTCCGTGACCTGTCCCAGGGTGCGACCTGCTTCCTCGCCGAAGGCTCGTACTTCACCAACGGCGCTCTCGGAAACCGTTACGCCGGAGCCCAGTTCGGCATCTATCCGCTGCTCCAGAGCGTCCTCAACGGCTGGATCCAGATCCCCACCCGCGCCCAGGTCGCCGCTCAGCAGCAGGCCCTGGTCAAGGGCATCGCCGCGTACTCCACGCCGGGCTGGAACGGTTCCGTCAACAACGCCATGGCCGTCGACGGGCGGTACGGGATGGTCTCGCTGGTCCCCACCACGATGCCCGCCGCCGACCTGACTGGCTTCACCACCGTCACCTCGAAGCAGCCCACCAGCTACTACGACGGGCTGTTCCCCGGCTACGCCCGAACCGGCAACGGCTGGGTCGTGCGCTCCGACGGCACGAACAAGCAGTGGTACTACACCAACCCCGTCATGTGGGAGCAGCGCAAGACCGCCTCGGTCATCCCGCTGACCAACGTGCCCGGCGCGCAGGTGACCGTCAGCTCCGACGAACACACCAGCGTGATCATCCAGGAGAACCCCTCCAACCTGGGCGTCCATGTCTTCAACTACCGACTCAACCTGACTGACGCCATCTCCCAGGTCGCCGACGAGGCCGACACCATCGCCTTCGGCCAGAACTACATGGCGCCCCGCCTCGACGCCGCCGGCACCCCGGTCGTCAACGCCGACGGCTCGATCACCACGGTCGGCAACCGCACCCTGCCGGACCAGACCTACCGTGACGTCCGCAACGTCACCCTGACCATCGTCGGCACCTGGAACGGCGGCCAGCCACGCGTCACCTTCGACGACCAGGCGGGCATGACCCGCCCGTACACGAAGACGCAGACCTGGGACGCGGCCACCAGCACGCTCACCCTCAGCCTCACCATGAACGGGACGAGCCACTTCAACGTCCAGATCAACGGCGGAGGCCCGCACGTCCTGCCCCGCGACGGCTGGACCGTGACCTACACCGACAGCCAGGAGACCGCCGCCGAGAGCACCCCGGCCACCAACGTCCTGGACGGCAACATGTCCACGTTCTGGCACACGGCGTGGTCAGCCACCGACCCGGACCCCGCCTGCCCGCACGAGATCCAGCTCGACATGAAGAGCAGCCGTACGGTCTCCGGGTTCACCTACCTGCCACGGCAGGACGGACCCAAGAACGGCTGGGTCGGCGGCTACGAGTTCTACGTCTCCGCCAACGGCACGAACTGGGGCAGCCCCGTCGCCACCGGTACGTTCGCCACCGACGCCACCCTGAAGACCGTACGGTTCCCCGCCACCGCCGCCCGATACGTGCGGTTCCGCGCGCTGTCGGAGGTCAACGGCAACCCCTGGACCTCCTGCGCCGACCTCACGGTCATCGGCCTGTGA